TTCACCGCCTCGGCGCTGCTGGTCGGCGAGGCACTGCTGGTGGCGGCGCTCATGTCGGTGGCGGAGTTGCTGGACTTGCTGGAGCAGGCCGGGACCACCAGCAGCGAGACGGCCAGCGTCCCGGCGGCGAGGGAGTTGCGGAGCAGCGGGGTCGACACGGAAGTCCTCCGGAGGTGTTCGTGGATCGTGTGACCACGCTCACACGCCCTCCGGGGGGCGGCGAGCCGCTGCCGCCCGAACGGGTGAGCGGACGCTCACTCCGGGTAGCCGCTCAGCCCAGGTAGCGCAGCACCGCCAGCACCCGCCGGTGGTCCGCGGCGTCGACCGGGAGCTGCAGCTTCAGGAAGATGTTGGCCACGTGCTTCTCCACCGCCCGCTCGGTGACCACCAGCAGCCCGGCGATGGCCGCGTTGGAGCGGCCCTCCGCCATCAGTCCCAGCACCTCGCGCTCGCGCGGGCTCAGCGCGTCCACCGTGCTGCGGCTGGGGCTGGCGCCGACCAGCTGGCCGACCACCTCCGGGTCCAGTGCGGTGCCGCCGGCCGCGACCCGTTCCAGCGCGTCCAGGAAGTCGCGGGCGTCCAGCACCCGCTCCTTCAGCAGGTAGCCGACACCGGCCGCGTTCCCGGCCAGCAGCCGACCGGCGTACTGGGTCTCCACGTACTGGGAGAAGATCAGCACCGGCAGCCCGGGCTGCCGTTCCCGCAGCTCGATCGCGGCCCGCAGGCCCTCGTCGGTGTGGGTCGGCGGCATCCGGATGTCGGAGACCACGATGTCCGGTCCGTGCTCCGCGACGGCCGCCCTCAGCAGCTCGGCGTCGGCGACGGCGGCGACCACCTCGTGGCCCTCGTCCTCCAGCAGTTGGACCAGTCCGGCCCGGAGGATGGCGGTGTCCTCGGCCACCACGATGCGCATACGGCTACCTGCTTCCCATCTCGATCTGGACAGTGGTCGGTCCCCCTGGCGGGCTGTCCACGGACATCTGCCCGTCGACGGTGCGCACCCGCTCGGCCAGGCCGCGCAGCCCGCTGCCCGCACCGGACAGCACCGCCCCGCCCCGGCCGTCGTCGGTGACCAGCAGCCGCAGGCCCTCGCCGGCGCCGGCGCCGAGCAGGGTGACCGCCACGGCGCCGGCGCCGCTGTGCTTGGCGGCGTTGGTGAGCAGCTCGGCGGTGGCGAAGTAGAGCATGGTCTCGACCGAGGCCGCGGGCCGCCGGTCCAGCTCGGCCCGGACCGTCGTCGGCAGCGCCGAGCGGGCCGCGAGGGTGGTCAGGGCCGGCTCCAGACCGGCGTCCAGGGCCGGGGGGTGGATGCTGCGGACCAGCTCCCGCAGCTCCTGGACGATCTCCTTGGTCTCCTCGCGCGAGGCGCGGACCAGTTCCAGCGCCAGCTCGGTGTCGCCCTTGCCGAGCCTGGTCTCGGCCCGGCCGAGCCGCATCCCGAGGGCGATCAGCCGGGCCTGGGCCCCGTCGTGGAGGTCGCGCTCGATCCGGCGCAGGGTCGCGGCGGCCTCGTTGACCGCGTGCTCACGGGTCTCGGTCAGCTGGGCCAGCCGCAACGAGGTGGCGGAGGGCCCGAGCAGACGCGCCATCAGCCAGCGGTCGGCCAGGACCGGCCCGCGCTGCACCCAGGGCCAGGCGAGCAGCATCAGCAGTCCGACGGCGCTGACCGCGAACCAGCCGCCGACCGACCGGCCGTCCGTCACCGGCCCGGGGCGGACGCTCAGCGCCGCCTGGAGCGGGGCGAGCACCGGGCGGAGCAGCAGCGACAGCCCGTAACCCCACCACGCGAAGCCCAGCAGGAACTCGCCCAGGCCGAGCGGGAAGCGCAGGGTGCAGTAGCCGACGGCGCGCCAGGTCGACGGGTCCGCCAGGTGGTGGGTCAGGAAGCCCAGCACGCCGGGGCCGCG
The Streptacidiphilus albus JL83 genome window above contains:
- a CDS encoding response regulator, which translates into the protein MRIVVAEDTAILRAGLVQLLEDEGHEVVAAVADAELLRAAVAEHGPDIVVSDIRMPPTHTDEGLRAAIELRERQPGLPVLIFSQYVETQYAGRLLAGNAAGVGYLLKERVLDARDFLDALERVAAGGTALDPEVVGQLVGASPSRSTVDALSPREREVLGLMAEGRSNAAIAGLLVVTERAVEKHVANIFLKLQLPVDAADHRRVLAVLRYLG
- a CDS encoding sensor histidine kinase; amino-acid sequence: MTSTQDEGAGAAVEARGLTRRHGGRTVVDQVSFVVRPGRVTGFLGPNGAGKSTDVPGGPDLAGEAQRVIVGWDRIIPMRIIGGALREPLAPRTWRELLYSLASLPLAVLGMLFVLLSAVLGLLSAGIVLFPLLPLFLTQIRGLAKLQRGLALGLLRLRVDEPPRRPRGPGVLGFLTHHLADPSTWRAVGYCTLRFPLGLGEFLLGFAWWGYGLSLLLRPVLAPLQAALSVRPGPVTDGRSVGGWFAVSAVGLLMLLAWPWVQRGPVLADRWLMARLLGPSATSLRLAQLTETREHAVNEAAATLRRIERDLHDGAQARLIALGMRLGRAETRLGKGDTELALELVRASREETKEIVQELRELVRSIHPPALDAGLEPALTTLAARSALPTTVRAELDRRPAASVETMLYFATAELLTNAAKHSGAGAVAVTLLGAGAGEGLRLLVTDDGRGGAVLSGAGSGLRGLAERVRTVDGQMSVDSPPGGPTTVQIEMGSR